A DNA window from Pseudarthrobacter sp. W1I19 contains the following coding sequences:
- a CDS encoding LysR substrate-binding domain-containing protein, whose translation MDLRALLTTHLKLRHLVIVLAIAEHGSLVRAAEELYLTQPALSRALREAEQAVGAPLFERTGRRMVPTPAGQVCLEHAKAIVGHVGTLRRRVDELTDPEAGVVRVGAHVTGANLLLPRAVARFTADRPRVEVLLREAPPEALIQELGSGDLDLLVGRVTDHPSTSRLRLVPLYREEFRVVAAVGHPVHALSEASLKDLVGYPWVVPLANTPLRDELEENFRTAGLAPPIQRVESGTPATLRTLVAEAGFLALMPESMAVAEPGLQMLELHLAGLAQQVGILLHADRPLAPNADLFARKLREVGEEIGRDLLMAPAAVRPASPVL comes from the coding sequence ATGGACCTGCGGGCGCTGCTGACCACCCACCTGAAGCTGCGCCACCTTGTGATTGTGCTTGCCATTGCAGAACACGGCAGCCTGGTCCGTGCCGCCGAAGAACTGTATCTGACACAGCCAGCGTTGAGCAGGGCATTACGTGAAGCCGAGCAGGCCGTCGGTGCGCCGCTGTTCGAGCGGACCGGCCGCCGCATGGTACCCACACCTGCAGGGCAGGTATGCCTTGAACATGCCAAGGCAATTGTGGGCCACGTGGGTACCCTGCGCCGGCGGGTGGATGAGCTCACGGACCCGGAAGCCGGCGTGGTGCGCGTTGGCGCCCACGTTACTGGCGCAAACCTGCTGCTGCCGCGGGCTGTGGCCCGATTCACTGCCGATAGGCCCCGGGTGGAGGTCCTCCTGCGCGAGGCGCCGCCCGAAGCCCTCATCCAGGAGCTGGGCAGCGGCGACCTGGACCTTCTCGTAGGCCGGGTTACGGACCATCCCAGCACCTCCCGATTGCGGCTTGTCCCGTTATACCGGGAGGAATTCCGGGTTGTTGCCGCAGTCGGCCACCCCGTGCACGCCCTTTCGGAAGCCTCACTAAAGGACCTCGTCGGGTACCCCTGGGTAGTGCCGCTGGCAAACACGCCATTGCGCGACGAACTCGAGGAGAACTTCCGCACTGCAGGCCTGGCTCCTCCCATTCAGCGGGTGGAATCCGGAACCCCGGCCACCCTGCGCACGCTCGTGGCCGAGGCCGGTTTCCTTGCCCTGATGCCGGAGTCGATGGCAGTAGCGGAACCCGGCCTGCAGATGCTCGAGCTGCACCTCGCCGGGCTCGCCCAGCAGGTTGGCATCCTGCTCCATGCGGACAGGCCACTGGCCCCCAATGCAGACCTGTTTGCCCGGAAACTCCGCGAAGTGGGCGAGGAAATCGGCCGCGATCTCCTGATGGCCCCCGCAGCAGTACGGCCAGCAAGCCCTGTTCTTTGA
- a CDS encoding ATP-dependent acyl-CoA ligase — protein MSPTLAERPQRPLTIPQMLLERARKAPSSPLFRCGKVSRDSQAMVEAAASTGGILRRAGIQRGQTVALMSSNRPELLDFILGCAWIGAVAVPVNTASRGEQLRHVLENSQAVLVVAEVEQLPHLAAVAPENLREAWVIDGPAPDLPAPFAVLPMPETAAAVEPVDAAPAETAAILYTSGTTGVSKGVLCPQGQFYWWAVNMSDQLGLGPEDVLYTCLPLFHTNALNAFMQAVECGGEYVLGPRFSATRFWSDASSAGATVTYLLGAMVGILAGKEAGPGERDHRIRLALSPATPARLMEPFRERFGVLLLDGYGSTETNSVIGSTPAQWRPGYVGKVRPGFSIRVVDADGVPVPDGVPGELLIRSDQPHAMATGYHAMPEATTKAWQDLWFHSGDRVVLDEDGWVRFVDRIKDVIRRRGENISSVEVEQVLRQHPAVQDVAVYAVDSELGEDEVMAALVLREPVDFAEVCEFCIPRLASFAIPRFLRVVDHLPQTENGKVRKQVLKAAGREASQWDREVAFPRQAAAAAAAAAR, from the coding sequence ATGAGCCCCACACTTGCCGAACGGCCGCAGCGTCCCCTGACTATCCCCCAGATGCTCCTCGAGCGGGCGAGGAAGGCTCCCTCGTCACCGCTGTTCCGCTGCGGCAAGGTGAGCCGTGACAGCCAGGCAATGGTGGAGGCCGCCGCATCTACGGGCGGCATACTCCGGCGCGCCGGCATCCAGCGCGGCCAGACGGTGGCACTGATGTCCTCGAACAGGCCTGAGCTGCTCGACTTCATCCTTGGCTGTGCCTGGATCGGCGCCGTCGCAGTTCCAGTGAACACCGCCAGCCGGGGTGAACAGTTGAGGCACGTGCTGGAAAACTCCCAGGCCGTACTGGTGGTGGCAGAAGTGGAGCAGTTGCCGCACCTTGCGGCCGTGGCTCCGGAGAACCTTCGGGAAGCATGGGTCATCGACGGACCCGCCCCGGATCTGCCGGCACCCTTTGCAGTCCTGCCCATGCCGGAAACGGCTGCTGCTGTCGAACCAGTGGATGCTGCTCCGGCCGAGACCGCGGCCATCCTTTACACGTCAGGAACCACAGGAGTCTCGAAAGGTGTCCTGTGCCCCCAGGGCCAGTTCTACTGGTGGGCCGTGAATATGTCCGACCAGCTGGGGCTCGGCCCCGAGGACGTGCTGTACACGTGTTTACCGCTGTTTCACACAAACGCACTCAATGCGTTTATGCAGGCCGTCGAATGCGGGGGTGAATACGTCCTGGGCCCGCGGTTCTCCGCAACGCGCTTTTGGTCGGATGCCTCCTCGGCGGGGGCGACGGTGACCTACCTTCTCGGCGCAATGGTGGGCATACTTGCCGGCAAGGAAGCGGGGCCCGGCGAACGGGACCACCGGATCCGTCTGGCGCTCTCGCCTGCCACGCCGGCCCGGCTTATGGAACCCTTCCGTGAACGGTTCGGCGTGCTGCTGCTGGACGGATACGGCTCCACCGAAACGAATTCGGTAATCGGATCAACTCCGGCTCAGTGGCGCCCAGGCTACGTGGGCAAAGTACGGCCGGGCTTCTCCATCCGTGTGGTGGACGCCGACGGCGTGCCCGTTCCCGACGGCGTCCCGGGCGAGTTGCTGATCCGCAGCGACCAGCCGCACGCCATGGCCACCGGCTACCATGCAATGCCCGAAGCCACTACCAAAGCCTGGCAGGACTTGTGGTTCCACAGCGGAGACCGGGTTGTCCTCGACGAGGACGGGTGGGTGCGCTTCGTTGACCGAATCAAGGACGTTATCCGCCGGCGGGGGGAGAACATCTCCTCGGTTGAAGTGGAGCAGGTGCTCCGGCAGCATCCGGCCGTCCAGGACGTTGCGGTGTACGCGGTTGACTCGGAGCTGGGTGAGGACGAGGTCATGGCTGCGCTGGTCCTTCGTGAACCTGTCGATTTCGCCGAAGTGTGCGAGTTCTGCATTCCGCGGCTGGCGTCGTTCGCCATCCCGCGCTTCCTCCGGGTGGTTGACCACCTGCCGCAGACCGAGAACGGAAAGGTACGCAAGCAGGTCCTCAAGGCGGCCGGCCGTGAGGCTTCGCAGTGGGACCGGGAGGTTGCGTTTCCCCGCCAGGCAGCTGCGGCAGCTGCGGCAGCGGCCCGCTGA
- a CDS encoding zinc ribbon domain-containing protein, producing MSALVQECRNCRSRLFPDRLFCPVCGGDSFSTVAVGQGTVEQTTALPDGSVLATLSIDGGLRVIARLTGSGAQPGQDVPLTNDPHAASGVTAFIPVPSNLNEDQP from the coding sequence ATGAGCGCCCTGGTGCAGGAATGCCGGAATTGCCGCAGCCGCCTCTTCCCGGACCGCCTCTTCTGTCCGGTGTGCGGCGGGGACAGTTTCTCAACAGTTGCAGTAGGGCAGGGAACTGTCGAGCAGACCACCGCCCTTCCCGACGGAAGCGTCCTGGCAACCTTGAGCATCGACGGCGGGCTGCGTGTTATCGCCCGCCTGACAGGATCTGGCGCGCAACCGGGCCAGGATGTGCCCCTCACCAACGACCCCCACGCCGCATCCGGCGTCACAGCCTTTATACCCGTCCCCTCGAACCTGAATGAGGATCAGCCATGA
- a CDS encoding thiolase family protein yields MTVSIIGTGQSPYTRHPAPGTNTSQVIARAVRNALNEASLNPADVDGFAVSSFTLNPDHAIDLAWRMGLRLTWLMQDTNGGASAGGMLQHAVRAIEAGDAKVIVLAAGDLMDGPAFSQLVASYNRATEDHLAPLPMKGPNALFAMLTTRQMETLGLTREDYGHIAIAQREWAAGNPDAVYRKALTMDEYLSAPMVATPLGRYDCVPPVTGADAVVLVADPGSGSPRAKVLTVRASYNAEQQAGDGLETGLRTCASAGWEESGIGPGDLGLACVYDDYPAMVVAQLADLGLLPAEDDPANFIKRRIATRELPVNTSGGQLSAGQAGAAGGMHGLVEAARQLMGTAGTRQVSVRHAVVSGYGMVLYRYGACATMTVLEAAQ; encoded by the coding sequence GTGACGGTCTCCATTATCGGAACAGGGCAGTCGCCTTACACCCGGCATCCGGCCCCAGGGACGAACACATCCCAGGTCATCGCCCGTGCTGTCCGGAACGCCTTGAATGAGGCCAGCCTCAATCCCGCAGACGTGGACGGCTTCGCTGTCTCCAGCTTCACTCTCAACCCCGACCACGCCATTGACCTGGCCTGGCGCATGGGACTTCGCCTGACCTGGCTGATGCAGGATACGAACGGCGGGGCCAGCGCCGGCGGCATGCTCCAGCACGCGGTGCGGGCGATCGAAGCCGGTGATGCCAAGGTCATCGTCCTTGCAGCAGGAGACCTGATGGACGGACCGGCCTTCTCGCAGCTGGTGGCCAGCTATAACCGGGCCACGGAGGACCACCTCGCGCCATTGCCCATGAAGGGCCCGAACGCCCTGTTTGCAATGCTTACCACCCGCCAGATGGAGACCCTCGGGCTCACCCGTGAAGACTACGGACACATCGCCATCGCGCAGCGTGAGTGGGCTGCAGGAAATCCCGACGCTGTCTATCGGAAAGCCCTCACCATGGATGAATACCTAAGCGCGCCGATGGTCGCCACACCGTTGGGCCGCTACGACTGCGTACCCCCGGTGACCGGCGCTGACGCGGTTGTCCTCGTGGCTGACCCGGGCAGCGGCTCACCGCGGGCAAAGGTGCTCACGGTCCGCGCGTCCTACAACGCCGAACAGCAGGCCGGTGACGGGCTGGAAACCGGCCTGCGTACCTGCGCCTCCGCCGGGTGGGAAGAGTCCGGGATAGGCCCTGGCGACCTAGGGCTCGCCTGCGTCTACGACGATTACCCTGCCATGGTGGTGGCCCAGCTAGCTGACCTTGGTTTGCTGCCGGCAGAGGACGATCCCGCGAATTTCATCAAGCGTCGCATTGCCACCCGCGAGCTGCCGGTAAACACCTCCGGAGGCCAGCTCTCGGCAGGACAGGCAGGAGCAGCCGGCGGTATGCACGGGCTTGTTGAGGCAGCCCGGCAGCTGATGGGCACTGCAGGGACGCGGCAAGTTTCCGTCCGCCATGCCGTGGTCAGCGGATACGGCATGGTCCTGTACCGCTACGGTGCCTGCGCCACCATGACCGTCCTGGAGGCGGCACAATGA
- a CDS encoding MFS transporter, translating to MSHPQTTLPGQRPGVRRYVVASLVGNALEWYDFFLYATASAVVFGRLFFPADTDPLVGTMAAFAGFAVGFAARPLGGIIFGHIGDRLGRKRSLVLTLSIMGISTALMGLLPTYAQVGLLAPALLIALRILQGIAAGGEWGGGVLLISENANTSRRGMLAAFSQGGISLGFVLSSLAFFLAQLMPEPQFLAWGWRLPFIVSVVLLGVGAYIRFKLPESKEFTEARETRPQHRLAALDALRAHPREILVAMGLRVAENGGSYVFLSFSIVYGVHVGVDKGLLLLAVAVSMLVSFGTYIFFGYLSDRIGRRPVYAFGAVGMGLMAFPFFAMIDAHTPAVVILAFLIANGVCHGAMIGTQPAFFHELFSAEVRYSGMAIAHEVAAVFAGGFAPLIATALLLNYNSSVPVSLYLIGMVLVTLVAVAAAGRKKHNRQHLETGQPAQVLS from the coding sequence ATGTCCCACCCACAGACCACCTTGCCGGGACAACGTCCCGGCGTCCGCCGGTACGTTGTCGCCTCACTGGTAGGCAATGCCCTCGAGTGGTACGACTTCTTCCTGTACGCGACGGCATCGGCAGTCGTCTTTGGCCGGCTCTTCTTCCCCGCTGATACGGACCCGCTGGTAGGCACGATGGCCGCATTCGCCGGCTTCGCCGTCGGGTTCGCCGCCCGCCCCCTGGGCGGAATCATCTTCGGGCACATCGGCGACAGGCTGGGACGCAAGCGTTCGCTGGTGCTGACCCTTTCCATTATGGGAATCAGTACAGCGCTCATGGGATTGCTCCCCACCTACGCGCAGGTGGGACTCTTGGCCCCGGCGCTGCTTATCGCGCTTCGAATCCTGCAAGGCATCGCTGCCGGCGGCGAATGGGGCGGCGGTGTTCTGCTGATCAGCGAGAACGCCAACACCTCCCGCCGGGGCATGCTCGCGGCATTCAGCCAGGGCGGAATCTCGCTCGGGTTTGTGCTCTCCTCACTGGCCTTCTTCCTGGCCCAATTGATGCCCGAACCCCAGTTCCTGGCATGGGGTTGGCGCCTGCCGTTCATCGTGAGTGTGGTTCTGCTCGGTGTCGGCGCGTACATCCGCTTCAAGCTTCCCGAGTCCAAAGAGTTCACTGAAGCCCGCGAAACCCGTCCCCAGCACCGCCTGGCCGCCCTGGATGCACTGCGCGCCCATCCCCGCGAAATCCTGGTTGCCATGGGCCTGCGCGTCGCCGAAAACGGCGGTTCCTACGTCTTCCTTTCATTCTCCATCGTCTACGGCGTCCACGTGGGAGTGGACAAGGGCCTTCTGCTGTTGGCCGTGGCCGTATCCATGCTCGTATCCTTCGGCACCTACATCTTCTTCGGATACCTCTCTGACCGGATCGGCCGGCGCCCCGTGTACGCCTTTGGTGCCGTGGGCATGGGCCTGATGGCCTTCCCGTTCTTTGCAATGATCGATGCCCATACCCCGGCCGTGGTGATCCTTGCGTTCCTTATTGCCAACGGTGTTTGCCACGGTGCCATGATCGGAACGCAGCCGGCATTCTTCCATGAACTGTTCTCCGCCGAAGTCCGGTACTCCGGCATGGCCATTGCCCACGAAGTCGCAGCCGTATTCGCCGGCGGGTTCGCGCCCTTGATCGCCACGGCTTTGCTGCTGAACTACAACTCCTCCGTCCCTGTGTCGCTGTACCTCATTGGCATGGTGCTGGTGACCCTGGTTGCAGTGGCTGCTGCCGGCCGCAAAAAGCACAACCGCCAGCACCTCGAAACCGGGCAGCCCGCACAAGTCCTGTCTTAG
- a CDS encoding cyclase family protein encodes MELSAVNDARQTGLASLLADLATGRTELVDLTTPLSAATPTLELPEPFANLIDFSLEEVSAYNAPGPYWKHHNIHTGEHIGTHVDAPIHWATGRDGKDVAQIDPARLLGPAVVLDVRAEAAADPDFLVDIHHIRAWESEHGALPKGGWLLVRTGWDSRSQDRESFLNKDEQGHPHSPGFTVECAQWIGEESPLSGVGVETVGIDAGAAGGQQPPFPAHHFLLGNDKYGVTSLRNLAQLPPVGAALIVAPLPIVGGTGSPARVFALVDA; translated from the coding sequence ATGGAACTAAGCGCTGTGAATGATGCACGCCAGACAGGACTGGCAAGCCTGCTTGCAGACCTAGCCACTGGACGGACTGAACTGGTGGACCTCACCACCCCGCTCTCGGCGGCAACCCCCACCCTGGAGTTGCCGGAGCCGTTCGCCAATCTCATCGATTTCTCGCTCGAGGAAGTCTCCGCCTACAACGCGCCGGGACCTTACTGGAAGCACCACAACATCCATACCGGTGAGCACATCGGCACCCATGTGGACGCCCCCATACACTGGGCCACGGGGCGGGACGGCAAGGACGTTGCGCAGATCGATCCGGCCCGCCTGCTTGGTCCCGCGGTTGTTTTGGACGTCAGGGCCGAGGCCGCGGCGGACCCGGATTTCTTAGTGGACATCCACCATATCCGCGCGTGGGAGTCGGAGCACGGAGCGTTGCCGAAGGGCGGCTGGCTTCTGGTGCGGACGGGATGGGACAGCCGCTCCCAGGACAGGGAAAGCTTCCTCAACAAGGATGAGCAGGGCCACCCGCACTCCCCCGGGTTCACCGTCGAATGCGCGCAGTGGATCGGCGAAGAATCCCCACTGTCCGGTGTCGGCGTTGAAACGGTGGGCATTGACGCCGGTGCCGCCGGCGGGCAGCAGCCTCCTTTCCCGGCCCATCACTTCCTGTTGGGAAATGACAAGTACGGCGTCACTTCGCTTCGGAACCTGGCGCAGCTGCCGCCGGTAGGCGCAGCGCTCATCGTGGCTCCGTTGCCGATTGTCGGTGGAACCGGGAGCCCGGCGCGGGTATTCGCCCTGGTTGACGCCTGA
- a CDS encoding SDR family oxidoreductase → MHSFTGAVVLVTGANGGIGTNFVHHALARGASKVYATARNPRTWDDERIVPLTLDVTDPASIQAATEAARDVTVLINNAGAAVASAGILTHTAEEIRTNVETNFLGPLFLARAFAPVLSAKDESAIIDIHSAMSWYAVGGIYSATKAALWSATNSLRLELAPAGVHVVGVHVGYVDTAMAAKATDPKMEPAHLVRIVLDAVEAGEYEVLADETSAQLKAGLSAPIEVMYPQLDATNV, encoded by the coding sequence TTGCATAGTTTTACTGGAGCAGTCGTCCTCGTCACCGGAGCAAACGGCGGCATCGGAACGAACTTCGTCCACCACGCGCTCGCCCGCGGCGCCAGCAAGGTTTACGCCACCGCCCGGAACCCCCGGACCTGGGATGACGAGCGGATTGTGCCCCTCACATTGGATGTCACAGATCCCGCCTCAATCCAGGCAGCAACCGAGGCCGCCCGGGACGTCACTGTGTTGATCAACAACGCCGGAGCCGCTGTGGCCAGCGCGGGGATCCTCACCCACACTGCTGAGGAAATCCGGACCAACGTGGAGACGAACTTCCTCGGCCCGCTGTTCCTCGCCCGCGCCTTCGCACCGGTCCTGTCGGCGAAGGACGAATCGGCCATCATCGACATCCACTCGGCCATGAGCTGGTACGCCGTAGGCGGCATTTACAGTGCCACCAAAGCAGCCCTCTGGTCAGCCACCAACTCCTTGCGCCTGGAACTCGCCCCCGCGGGGGTCCACGTGGTGGGCGTCCACGTCGGATATGTCGACACTGCCATGGCCGCCAAGGCCACCGATCCCAAGATGGAACCGGCCCACCTCGTACGCATCGTTTTGGATGCGGTCGAAGCCGGCGAGTACGAGGTACTCGCCGACGAGACATCCGCGCAGCTCAAGGCCGGACTCAGCGCCCCGATCGAGGTGATGTACCCACAGCTGGATGCCACGAACGTGTAG
- a CDS encoding dihydrofolate reductase family protein, translating into MPDTTCHMSISLDGFVAGPDQSRENPLGRRGLELHGWHIGDPRANDADKVANGWLMRPRGAYVMGRNMFGPVRGDWDEEWSGWWGAEPPYHAPVFVLTHHAHEPIQMTGGTTFHFVTEGFDAAYAAAREAAGDNGVDIAGGASTVRQALIAGVVDELTLDIAPVLLGSGERIFDGVESFDFAPTEVLHSPLATHIRYRRVN; encoded by the coding sequence ATGCCGGACACCACCTGCCACATGTCAATCTCGCTGGACGGCTTTGTCGCCGGGCCGGACCAGAGCCGGGAGAACCCGCTGGGCAGGCGGGGGCTGGAGCTGCACGGCTGGCACATCGGCGACCCGCGGGCCAACGATGCCGACAAGGTCGCGAACGGGTGGCTTATGCGTCCGCGGGGAGCGTATGTGATGGGTCGGAATATGTTCGGCCCCGTCCGCGGGGACTGGGACGAGGAATGGAGCGGCTGGTGGGGAGCCGAACCCCCGTACCACGCGCCGGTGTTCGTACTGACCCATCACGCGCACGAGCCGATCCAGATGACCGGCGGGACGACCTTCCACTTCGTGACTGAAGGGTTCGATGCGGCCTACGCAGCAGCCCGCGAGGCTGCCGGGGACAATGGCGTCGATATCGCCGGTGGGGCCTCGACCGTCCGGCAGGCACTCATCGCCGGCGTGGTGGACGAGCTCACCCTCGACATCGCCCCGGTCCTGCTCGGCTCGGGCGAGCGCATCTTCGACGGCGTGGAATCCTTCGACTTCGCACCCACCGAGGTGCTTCACTCACCCCTGGCTACCCACATCCGCTATCGGCGCGTCAATTAA
- a CDS encoding LacI family DNA-binding transcriptional regulator has translation MGKRKATALDVARRAGVSRSAVSLVLNGRANGNVTAERQERVLRAAAELDYTPNSVALSLRNQQTSTIGIITDDIVTSPFAGRLISGASRTALARGYMVLVVDSEHDTARESSAAQQLVHRQVDGIMYATGSLREITAPPAMLTLPAVLANCTDAGFQLESVIPAEVDGGRAAAQLLIDLGHRRITLLTGTLSSPAAPQREQGYREAMEQAGLGLEQQHVHMTGWDIDEGYRAASSVLVASDRPTAIICSNDRVATGVLLYAAAAGLRVPQDLSVVGYDDQQNLAANLVPALTTVALPHAEIGAAAMSMLLDAVEGKAPAAGKPESGTLHMPCRIIPRASTGTVPAG, from the coding sequence ATGGGCAAACGTAAAGCGACAGCACTGGATGTGGCGCGACGGGCAGGGGTGTCCCGCAGCGCAGTCTCGCTGGTGCTGAACGGCAGGGCGAACGGCAACGTCACTGCCGAACGCCAGGAGCGCGTGCTCCGCGCCGCGGCGGAACTGGATTACACGCCCAACTCCGTTGCCCTCAGCCTGCGCAACCAGCAGACATCAACGATTGGCATCATTACGGATGACATCGTCACCAGCCCATTCGCCGGCCGGCTGATCAGCGGCGCCTCACGCACTGCCCTGGCCCGCGGGTACATGGTCCTGGTAGTCGATTCAGAACATGACACGGCCCGCGAAAGCTCCGCGGCGCAACAACTTGTGCACCGGCAGGTAGACGGAATCATGTACGCCACCGGCAGCCTGCGCGAAATTACCGCCCCGCCGGCGATGCTCACCCTGCCGGCAGTTCTGGCCAATTGCACGGATGCCGGCTTCCAGCTCGAGTCGGTCATTCCGGCAGAGGTTGACGGCGGGCGCGCCGCAGCACAGCTGCTGATTGACCTGGGCCACCGCCGCATCACCCTGTTGACCGGAACTCTCAGCTCGCCTGCCGCCCCGCAACGCGAACAGGGTTACCGTGAGGCCATGGAACAGGCGGGGCTAGGCCTGGAACAACAGCACGTGCACATGACTGGATGGGACATCGACGAGGGCTACCGGGCCGCTTCCTCCGTCCTGGTCGCCAGCGACCGGCCGACGGCGATCATTTGCTCCAACGACAGGGTTGCCACCGGCGTTTTGCTGTACGCCGCTGCCGCGGGGCTGCGCGTACCGCAGGACCTCTCGGTGGTGGGCTACGACGACCAACAGAACCTCGCTGCCAACCTTGTTCCCGCCCTGACCACGGTGGCACTTCCGCACGCCGAAATCGGGGCAGCGGCCATGTCCATGCTGTTGGATGCTGTAGAAGGAAAAGCCCCGGCAGCTGGGAAACCGGAATCAGGCACGCTCCACATGCCCTGCCGGATCATCCCGCGGGCATCCACCGGAACGGTACCGGCCGGCTAA
- a CDS encoding extracellular solute-binding protein, whose product MTSEKPPGETNPSYAPRPGSRLSQLTRRSMLGLTGLAVAGATVGAWPRLTGSDIPGRGSKALNIAILGTAADASARQGLVNAFTAAHPDIPVRLQAIQGADWKDFFSKILTMAAAGTPPDVVYVATEGAQLFADKLAEPLDDYVRRDAADMGDYFDDVHPSLLEAFMYQGNLYQLPLDWNAANMYLNTTTFAQAGLDRPRDDWTQDDFSATLRALRKARPADFTPYYWTNRLFGGVVPWLYANDTSFLTETKAPGGDWLWDRFYPNDSARATRGGGYQWLAPNAEDGRVIETFEYLRELVAEGLGVRPESGGGNALVGLFGNNRIGTTPAGGYWAQGLHEAGMTADQFDVQFFPRWRTQRHQFGAAGYAIMRTAKDKDAAWEWVKFCSSREAMQLAIPKPNTTPTRRSMVNESFYATTGPRHWKVFYDTLDRFPTSGPIPAPPQQAAVETALMKNVSTAVSGSSADVKAAMGTLQRDLELALRRNS is encoded by the coding sequence ATGACGTCTGAAAAGCCACCGGGCGAAACAAACCCCTCGTACGCGCCGCGGCCGGGCAGCAGGCTTTCACAGCTCACGCGGCGTTCCATGCTGGGCCTTACCGGCCTGGCCGTTGCGGGAGCCACGGTGGGCGCCTGGCCGCGGCTGACCGGGAGTGACATTCCGGGGCGCGGGAGCAAGGCCCTGAACATCGCCATCCTTGGAACGGCGGCGGATGCGTCCGCCCGCCAGGGTCTGGTGAACGCCTTTACCGCCGCCCACCCTGATATTCCGGTCCGCCTGCAGGCTATTCAGGGCGCGGACTGGAAGGATTTCTTTTCCAAGATCCTCACCATGGCCGCCGCCGGAACACCGCCGGACGTTGTCTACGTAGCCACCGAAGGCGCCCAACTGTTCGCCGATAAGCTCGCCGAGCCGCTGGATGACTATGTTCGCCGCGACGCTGCGGACATGGGCGACTACTTCGATGACGTTCATCCGAGCCTGCTGGAAGCCTTCATGTACCAAGGCAACCTCTACCAGCTTCCCCTGGACTGGAACGCAGCGAACATGTACCTGAATACCACCACCTTCGCCCAGGCCGGGCTCGACCGGCCCAGGGACGATTGGACGCAGGACGACTTCAGTGCCACCCTTCGCGCCCTGCGGAAAGCACGCCCGGCCGACTTCACCCCGTACTACTGGACCAACCGGCTTTTCGGCGGAGTAGTGCCCTGGCTCTACGCCAACGACACCAGCTTCCTGACCGAAACCAAGGCTCCCGGTGGGGACTGGCTTTGGGACCGTTTTTACCCGAACGACTCCGCCCGGGCGACCCGCGGCGGCGGCTATCAATGGCTGGCTCCGAACGCGGAAGACGGGCGGGTTATCGAGACCTTCGAGTACCTGCGCGAGCTCGTCGCCGAAGGACTGGGCGTGCGTCCCGAATCCGGGGGCGGCAACGCCCTGGTTGGCCTGTTCGGCAACAACCGTATCGGCACCACGCCTGCAGGCGGCTACTGGGCGCAGGGCCTGCACGAGGCCGGAATGACAGCCGACCAGTTTGACGTCCAGTTCTTCCCCCGTTGGCGGACGCAGCGGCATCAGTTCGGTGCCGCCGGCTACGCGATCATGCGCACGGCCAAAGACAAGGACGCCGCGTGGGAATGGGTCAAGTTCTGCTCCAGCCGCGAAGCGATGCAGTTGGCCATTCCCAAGCCGAACACCACTCCCACCCGCCGTTCGATGGTCAACGAGTCCTTTTACGCGACCACCGGACCCAGGCATTGGAAAGTCTTCTACGACACCCTCGACAGGTTCCCCACCTCCGGCCCCATTCCCGCTCCGCCCCAGCAGGCCGCCGTCGAAACTGCCCTGATGAAAAACGTTTCCACCGCCGTCAGCGGCAGCTCCGCTGATGTTAAGGCCGCGATGGGCACCCTGCAGCGCGATCTCGAACTGGCCCTGAGGAGGAACTCATGA